A genomic region of Arachis hypogaea cultivar Tifrunner chromosome 5, arahy.Tifrunner.gnm2.J5K5, whole genome shotgun sequence contains the following coding sequences:
- the LOC112803522 gene encoding peptide chain release factor 1, mitochondrial-like — protein MVIDDIYVDLLSSLSFLSLGGKKEEFLEQVLSSRNRSRSRSGKKRYSYAECSSSSSDEIDGLKSRVVECSGDKDMINMATEEMGQAIEEERRLQHLLFKSLLPKDDADERNCILEALVGRRASLFAMDIFKNVRYEKYAYKNGWKFEVVDIAQSDIKGYKEASAAIVGDGAFGKLKFESGIHRVQRVPVTEKSGRVHSSAVSFAILPQADEVDAQLKNEDLKIDTYRSSGSGGQHANTTNSAVRITHIPTGITIFIQNERSQHQVSRLQAERDLRAALEVGLSMSS, from the exons ATGGTGATTGATGATATTTATGTAGATCTGCTTTCATCCCTTTCGTTCCTTTCGCTTGGAG GGAAAAAGGAAGAGTTCTTGGAACAGGTTTTGAGTTCTAGGAACAGATCAAGATCAAGGAGTGGAAAAAAGAGATATTCATATGCGGAATGCtcatcatcttcttcagat GAAATTGATGGCTTGAAGTCACGGGTGGTTGAATGTTCCGGAGACAAAGACATGATTAATATGGCGACAGAGGAAATGGGGCAGGCCATAGAAGAAGAACGAAGACTGCAACATTTGCTGTTCAAGTCCTTACTTCCTAAGGACGATGCTGATGAAAGAAACTGCATTTTGGAG GCACTGGTGGGGAGGAGGGCTTCTTTGTTTGCAATGGACATCTTCAAAAATGTAAG GTACGAAAAGTATGCTTACAAGAATGGCTGGAAATTTGAAGTAGTAGATATTGCTCAATCAGATATTAAAGGATACAAG GAAGCTAGTGCAGCAATTGTCGGAGATGGTGCTTTTGGGAAACTAAAATTTGAAAGTGGAATCCATAGAGTACAG agaGTTCCTGTGACGGAAAAATCAGGACGAGTTCATTCCAGTGCTGTTTCTTTTGCAATCCTCCCTCAGGCCGATGAG GTTGATGCTCAATTGAAGAATGAAGACCTAAAAATTGATACCTATAGATCTAGTGGTTCGGGTGGTCAGCATGCAAATACAACAAACAGTGCTGTTAGAATAACTCACATTCCAACTGGGATTACAATTTTTATACAAAATGAGCGTTCTCAACACCAA GTTTCAAGATTGCAAGCTGAGAGGGATCTTAGAGCGGCATTGGAAGTTGGATTGAGTATGTCTTCATGA